Proteins encoded by one window of Myxococcales bacterium:
- a CDS encoding transposase: TSGHGGPRKGAGAKRVGRGQVPHRQRSDFNELTPAHVTLRVVKGLSNLRQRSLVMEVRKTFAQGCERGDFRLIVYSIQHNHLHMIVEADSQDALSRGMKSIAARFALAVNRVFKRTGKVIAGRYHVQLLTSPQQVRNALRYVLLNIRKHFKQRNGHAPPVKIDEASSGSQFDGWRASSESLRVKASTDEEIGVAKAASWLLSKGWRRRGLINLSAIPG, from the coding sequence GACCTCTGGACATGGCGGGCCGCGCAAAGGGGCTGGGGCCAAGCGGGTTGGGCGGGGCCAGGTGCCTCATCGACAACGATCTGATTTCAATGAACTCACTCCCGCTCATGTGACGTTGCGCGTAGTAAAGGGACTCTCGAATCTTCGGCAACGATCACTCGTAATGGAAGTGCGCAAGACCTTCGCCCAGGGGTGTGAGCGCGGCGATTTTCGGCTGATTGTGTATTCCATCCAGCACAACCATCTTCACATGATCGTCGAGGCCGATTCTCAAGATGCCCTCTCCCGGGGCATGAAGTCGATTGCTGCTCGTTTTGCATTGGCGGTGAATCGTGTCTTTAAGCGCACCGGGAAGGTGATTGCAGGCCGGTATCACGTTCAGCTTCTCACGTCGCCCCAACAGGTGCGCAACGCGCTTCGTTATGTACTTCTCAACATTCGAAAGCACTTCAAACAGCGGAACGGGCATGCGCCGCCGGTGAAGATCGATGAAGCATCCTCGGGCAGCCAGTTCGACGGATGGCGCGCAAGTTCAGAGAGCTTGCGCGTGAAGGCATCCACCGATGAAGAAATAGGAGTTGCCAAAGCAGCAAGCTGGCTCCTCAGCAAAGGCTGGCGCAGACGCGGCCTAATCAACCTCTCCGCAATACCTGGCTAA
- a CDS encoding flippase-like domain-containing protein has protein sequence MRRRHIATLLKATLLVVIVGALIQQDLLSLAPIKTAISRWPLVLGGWVCISCTTAIAIIRWHVLIRAQGIPIPLLRTIQSAFVGLFFNVFLPGSLSGDLIKGYYVVRSVPGHTATAVSSILFDRVVGLSGLITLSAIALLVGSGGTWSGTLGAPIVLAVIGVTSGVVVFYAALLGLSEERDPIFRILRHLATRFAFLRGVLKVYEGVRVYHDKRGVTLACIGASIIAHGFLVVAWICFVNAMEIDGIPIGAMFVVVPIGMLVSSIPLGPAGIGTGHAAFLAIFALLGSNRGADLFNLVLAFQFIQAALGGMVYLTVRAEAVEVEVEHG, from the coding sequence TTGCGCCGCAGACATATCGCCACATTACTCAAGGCGACCCTTCTCGTCGTAATCGTCGGTGCCTTGATTCAGCAAGACCTGCTGTCGCTTGCGCCAATCAAAACCGCAATCTCGCGCTGGCCATTGGTGCTGGGTGGTTGGGTTTGTATCTCTTGCACCACCGCCATCGCGATCATCCGCTGGCACGTTCTGATCCGCGCCCAGGGAATTCCCATCCCCCTGCTACGAACCATCCAGTCGGCGTTCGTGGGCCTCTTTTTCAACGTGTTTCTACCCGGCTCACTCAGTGGCGACCTGATCAAGGGCTACTACGTCGTGCGGTCCGTCCCCGGCCATACCGCCACAGCCGTGAGCTCAATCTTGTTCGACCGAGTGGTAGGGCTGTCGGGACTGATCACGCTCTCAGCGATTGCCTTGCTAGTGGGGAGCGGCGGAACGTGGTCGGGCACGCTCGGTGCGCCGATCGTGCTCGCGGTGATCGGAGTCACCAGTGGGGTCGTGGTGTTCTACGCAGCGCTGCTTGGGTTGAGCGAGGAGCGCGATCCAATTTTTCGCATATTGCGGCATCTGGCGACGCGCTTCGCATTCCTGCGTGGCGTGCTGAAGGTATATGAAGGCGTGCGGGTCTATCACGACAAACGCGGAGTGACCCTTGCATGTATCGGAGCGTCAATCATAGCCCATGGGTTTCTGGTCGTGGCGTGGATCTGTTTCGTAAACGCCATGGAGATCGATGGAATTCCGATCGGAGCCATGTTCGTGGTCGTTCCAATCGGGATGTTGGTATCGTCGATCCCGCTTGGCCCCGCTGGAATCGGTACGGGCCATGCGGCGTTTCTCGCGATCTTCGCGTTGTTGGGGTCCAATCGAGGAGCCGATCTATTCAATCTCGTGTTGGCGTTTCAGTTCATTCAGGCTGCACTAGGAGGCATGGTGTATTTGACAGTTCGGGCGGAGGCGGTGGAGGTGGAGGTGGAGCACGGGTGA